In a single window of the Cucumis melo cultivar AY chromosome 11, USDA_Cmelo_AY_1.0, whole genome shotgun sequence genome:
- the LOC127151679 gene encoding chaperone protein ClpC2, chloroplastic-like isoform X4 → MMLVSSSRQYLFLPNRSIQVGCPLLAADKTRNRNSVIILDMGLLVAGTKYRGEFEERLKKLMEEIKQSDEIILFIDEVHTLIGAGAAEGAIDAANILKPALARGELQPLAKKLGIKVVPTFKILKDKKVVKEVTGAKFDDLVHAIDTND, encoded by the exons ATG ATGCTTGTTAGCAGCAGCAGACAGTATTTATTTCTACCAAACAGAAGTATACAAGTAGGCTGCCCTTTGCTAGCAGCAGACAAGACAAGGAATAGAAACTCT GTTATAATCTTGGATATGGGCCTTCTTGTAGCTGGCACAAAATATCGTGGGGAGTTTGAAGAAAGATTAAAGAAACTGATGGAGGAAATAAAACAAAGTGATGAAATAATTCTATTTATTGATGAGGTACATACATTAATTGGAGCAGGGGCTGCAGAAGGAGCTATTGATGCAGCAAACATATTAAAACCTGCCCTTGCAAGGGGTGAACTGCAG CCATTGGCAAAGAAACTTGGGATAAAAGTGGTGCCAACTTTCAAAATTCTAAAGGATAAGAAGGTCGTTAAAGAAGTAACTGGAGCAAAGTTCGATGATTTGGTTCATGCCATTGATACT aatgattga
- the LOC127151679 gene encoding chaperone protein ClpC2, chloroplastic-like isoform X2, whose protein sequence is MMLVSSSRQYLFLPNRSIQVGCPLLAADKTRNRNSVIILDMGLLVAGTKYRGEFEERLKKLMEEIKQSDEIILFIDEVHTLIGAGAAEGAIDAANILKPALARGELQPLAKKLGIKVVPTFKILKDKKVVKEVTGAKFDDLVHAIDTVRSS, encoded by the exons ATG ATGCTTGTTAGCAGCAGCAGACAGTATTTATTTCTACCAAACAGAAGTATACAAGTAGGCTGCCCTTTGCTAGCAGCAGACAAGACAAGGAATAGAAACTCT GTTATAATCTTGGATATGGGCCTTCTTGTAGCTGGCACAAAATATCGTGGGGAGTTTGAAGAAAGATTAAAGAAACTGATGGAGGAAATAAAACAAAGTGATGAAATAATTCTATTTATTGATGAGGTACATACATTAATTGGAGCAGGGGCTGCAGAAGGAGCTATTGATGCAGCAAACATATTAAAACCTGCCCTTGCAAGGGGTGAACTGCAG CCATTGGCAAAGAAACTTGGGATAAAAGTGGTGCCAACTTTCAAAATTCTAAAGGATAAGAAGGTCGTTAAAGAAGTAACTGGAGCAAAGTTCGATGATTTGGTTCATGCCATTGATACTGTAAGATCCAGCTGA
- the LOC127151679 gene encoding chaperone protein ClpC2, chloroplastic-like isoform X3 — translation MKMLVSSSRQYLFLPNRSIQVGCPLLAADKTRNRNSVIILDMGLLVAGTKYRGEFEERLKKLMEEIKQSDEIILFIDEVHTLIGAGAAEGAIDAANILKPALARGELQPLAKKLGIKVVPTFKILKDKKVVKEVTGAKFDDLVHAIDTND, via the exons ATGAAGATGCTTGTTAGCAGCAGCAGACAGTATTTATTTCTACCAAACAGAAGTATACAAGTAGGCTGCCCTTTGCTAGCAGCAGACAAGACAAGGAATAGAAACTCT GTTATAATCTTGGATATGGGCCTTCTTGTAGCTGGCACAAAATATCGTGGGGAGTTTGAAGAAAGATTAAAGAAACTGATGGAGGAAATAAAACAAAGTGATGAAATAATTCTATTTATTGATGAGGTACATACATTAATTGGAGCAGGGGCTGCAGAAGGAGCTATTGATGCAGCAAACATATTAAAACCTGCCCTTGCAAGGGGTGAACTGCAG CCATTGGCAAAGAAACTTGGGATAAAAGTGGTGCCAACTTTCAAAATTCTAAAGGATAAGAAGGTCGTTAAAGAAGTAACTGGAGCAAAGTTCGATGATTTGGTTCATGCCATTGATACT aatgattga
- the LOC127151679 gene encoding chaperone protein ClpC2, chloroplastic-like isoform X1, with protein sequence MKMLVSSSRQYLFLPNRSIQVGCPLLAADKTRNRNSVIILDMGLLVAGTKYRGEFEERLKKLMEEIKQSDEIILFIDEVHTLIGAGAAEGAIDAANILKPALARGELQPLAKKLGIKVVPTFKILKDKKVVKEVTGAKFDDLVHAIDTVRSS encoded by the exons ATGAAGATGCTTGTTAGCAGCAGCAGACAGTATTTATTTCTACCAAACAGAAGTATACAAGTAGGCTGCCCTTTGCTAGCAGCAGACAAGACAAGGAATAGAAACTCT GTTATAATCTTGGATATGGGCCTTCTTGTAGCTGGCACAAAATATCGTGGGGAGTTTGAAGAAAGATTAAAGAAACTGATGGAGGAAATAAAACAAAGTGATGAAATAATTCTATTTATTGATGAGGTACATACATTAATTGGAGCAGGGGCTGCAGAAGGAGCTATTGATGCAGCAAACATATTAAAACCTGCCCTTGCAAGGGGTGAACTGCAG CCATTGGCAAAGAAACTTGGGATAAAAGTGGTGCCAACTTTCAAAATTCTAAAGGATAAGAAGGTCGTTAAAGAAGTAACTGGAGCAAAGTTCGATGATTTGGTTCATGCCATTGATACTGTAAGATCCAGCTGA